In Parabacteroides timonensis, the genomic stretch TGAATGTGGTTTTCCCGGTCTTTGCCGATCTCCTTGCCGTCTTCCGACGTCACATAATCGTCATCATCCGGATCTGTCGTAGCACTCCGCGTCGAAGTCCCTTCCGAACGAAATCCGACCGTGAATTTTATATATACAGGATCCGTCACTTCCGATGTATCCTGACCATCCGACGACATCTCATCGCTGCAACCGAACCCGATCAGGAAAAGCAGTATCCATAAGAATGATGTACTGAATATTTTCATTTTTATTTATACTTTTCACGTTCACATTTTGATGTTATTCATTCCGCTTGGCAGCGATCTGTTTCAGATTTTCTTCCGCCTGTCCGGAAACAGACGTGTTTTTCAGATCCGACAGTATCGTCTCCGCTTTATCCAGTTTCCCCTCTAACATGGCGATAGCTGCCAAAGCCAACTGTTTCTCCGGAGAGTCAACGGTCTTACTGAGATAGCGTTTTGCCTGTTCCAATTGACCGTTGCCGATAGCCGTATTGGCTGCATTCAGATTCGAAACGGGATCGTCCGGATACATGCGAACAGCGATCTCGAAGACCTCATTATACTGCCGGCTGCCCGGTTCGTAGGTTTGTGCAACCTGGAACATTTCACTCAAGCTAAGCTGCTTCGGATCAGTGTAAAGTAACTCTTTCGCCTCTTCGACCGTGAAGTTGCGGATCGTGTACTTCACCGCATAGTCCGAATGGCGAAGGGCCGGATAAACATCACGCAACAGGATCTTATAAGAAGTACCCCCGTTCAGCGTCTTGAGCTTCCATTCCTTTTTATCCAAATCAGAAGGTTCGTCCGCGCGGATGATGGCAAGCAGTTCGGCCTTGTCCGGCAACGACATCGTTTCCAACCGTTTCTCCAGCCCTGCCCAGTCTTCCGGTTCGAAGTCGACCGTAAAGGCGGCCTGGTCGAAATGATACAAGCCTTTTACGTAATCACGCAAGGCCTTGGCGCGGTTCTCTGCCAGGTAGGCATTGTTGGAGTAGCTGCCTTCGGGTGAAGCGTATCCTTTGATATACACCTCGGTGATAGTGGCGTACTTATCATTCCGTACCGACTCGACCGTCTCCCGTATCGCTCTCAACTCCTGCGGGTTATTGCGATAATCAGGATAAATGGTGATCTTGTTGACCGGGAAATCGAGAAAAGCGCTTCCCTCTTTCGCTCTGGCTTTTACTGCTTCGACTTTTGGCGTTTGATAGCAAAGGAAGGGTTTCAGGACAATTGGTTCTGCCAGGTTGATGGCGAACAAGGGGGAACGGGTACTTTGCAAGGAGTCCCACCCGCAACCGCATTCATCGGTGATAAGGGCTACTTCCGACTTTTCCATCCAGCGGGCAAACGGAGTACGGGTCTGGTAGTCCACACTCTGTTCCTCACCGTTGCGGCGGCGCAACTCGATTTCTCTGTTTTCTATAAAATTACGGCCTGTACGTTCATATAATATATGACGGCTGCGGCCATTGATGATCACCGGGGTGAGTGGTCGTATGCTGTCATCGCGGACGATCACCGGCGTACAGACGATACTGCGGTCGCCTGCCACTTCGATCTGACTGAGGTCGAGTGTCATGCCGATCACCAGCGATGTATCGGCCTTTTCCACGATCTTGTCCCGGACAACGATTTCCTGTGCGCCGGCGGTTAAGGCTGAAAGTAGCAGGCCGGCGGTTATAAAGGGTATGTTTTTCTTTTTCATGCGTCTTAAAGATTTAGAATTGATAAATCAAGCTGACAGCCGCTTGTGTAGGACCGAAATAGTGTTTCTTGACGGTCTCGATCTTGTTGCCGCAGTTGGTGCAGGGATACTTATCCGATTCGAGGTAGAGATAACCCACACCGACAGTCGCTTCCATATTCCAGTGCTTGGAAAGGATCCAGGAATACCCGTAGCTGATGCCCACACCGGCTCCCCAACCCTGGTGACGTTCGTTCTCCGTTCCCAGGAGCTTGATGTCAGAGACGTTGTACAACAGGTATGGTACATGCAATCCGATAAAATGTTTATAGAATGTTTCGCAGAACCAGTAACGTAGTTCCGGATGAACGCGCAGATGCTTAAGGGATTTGCCGTAGCTGCCGTCATCGTGCTTTCCGTCGAACGGATTCAGGCCGACCTCGGCTTCCACGCTCCAGTGACGGGCCAGGCGCACTTCCGCACCCAGGTTAAATGTTGCCGTACCCAAATAGGGAATGTTGGTTTTGATACCGGCAACCGATCCCATGCTCTCCGACAGTTCGTTTTGTGCCGAAAGGCCAAAGGCCAGGAGGCTGAAAATCAGTAAAAAGAAACTCTTTTTCATATAGTTTTGTTTTATTGGTTATTATTCTTGTTTTTACTTTTGGATATGGCTGTCTTTATTCAGCCGTTTTTTCAGGTCGCTGCCTACACAGAATTTGACGGTGGCAGAAGGCTCCAACATGCAGGGTTCCCCATTCTGGGGATTGCGGACGGGACGTGTTTTTTGCCTTTTAGGCAGGAATGTTCCAAAGCCTCGGATGGATACTTCTTCGTTTTGTTCCAGTGCTTCCGTTATGGATTCCAGCAACGTATTGATGAACAGGTTCACTTTGTATTGAGGGATCCCCAATTTCTCAGATACTCTTGATTCCAGGGTTCTTTTATCCATACTAGTGTGTGTTGTTTTGTTTGAACTTATTTATGAAATAAGTTTTATCAGCCCGGAAAAACCACACTGAGAAAGAAAGACTGAAAGACAATAGGATAGTTTTTCTTTTATTTTATCTTTCAATTGTGTTTAAAAGAGTA encodes the following:
- a CDS encoding DUF3868 domain-containing protein, which codes for MKKKNIPFITAGLLLSALTAGAQEIVVRDKIVEKADTSLVIGMTLDLSQIEVAGDRSIVCTPVIVRDDSIRPLTPVIINGRSRHILYERTGRNFIENREIELRRRNGEEQSVDYQTRTPFARWMEKSEVALITDECGCGWDSLQSTRSPLFAINLAEPIVLKPFLCYQTPKVEAVKARAKEGSAFLDFPVNKITIYPDYRNNPQELRAIRETVESVRNDKYATITEVYIKGYASPEGSYSNNAYLAENRAKALRDYVKGLYHFDQAAFTVDFEPEDWAGLEKRLETMSLPDKAELLAIIRADEPSDLDKKEWKLKTLNGGTSYKILLRDVYPALRHSDYAVKYTIRNFTVEEAKELLYTDPKQLSLSEMFQVAQTYEPGSRQYNEVFEIAVRMYPDDPVSNLNAANTAIGNGQLEQAKRYLSKTVDSPEKQLALAAIAMLEGKLDKAETILSDLKNTSVSGQAEENLKQIAAKRNE
- a CDS encoding DUF3575 domain-containing protein, coding for MKKSFFLLIFSLLAFGLSAQNELSESMGSVAGIKTNIPYLGTATFNLGAEVRLARHWSVEAEVGLNPFDGKHDDGSYGKSLKHLRVHPELRYWFCETFYKHFIGLHVPYLLYNVSDIKLLGTENERHQGWGAGVGISYGYSWILSKHWNMEATVGVGYLYLESDKYPCTNCGNKIETVKKHYFGPTQAAVSLIYQF
- a CDS encoding HU family DNA-binding protein, which codes for MDKRTLESRVSEKLGIPQYKVNLFINTLLESITEALEQNEEVSIRGFGTFLPKRQKTRPVRNPQNGEPCMLEPSATVKFCVGSDLKKRLNKDSHIQK